One stretch of Candidatus Binatus sp. DNA includes these proteins:
- the trxB gene encoding thioredoxin-disulfide reductase codes for MADEINKVVILGSGPAGYTAALYTARANLQPLLIEGNAPGGQLTITTEVENYPGFEHGIQGPEMMEVFRRQVERFGTRFMAGDVTGVKLGKRPFELDVEGEIVKAETLIVSTGASAKLLNIESEKRLMGYGVSACATCDGAFFKEKEALVVGGGDTAMEEATFLTRFCTKVTIVHRRDTLRASKIMQDRARKNPKIGFIWDSAIEEIFGDPKNGVTGARLKNLKTGATSEVKTDAVFVAIGHQPNTAIFKGQLEMDDVGYLKVRPGSTYTNIEGVFAAGDVADSVYRQAVTAAGTGCMAAIDAERWLESHSDHA; via the coding sequence ATGGCTGACGAAATCAACAAGGTCGTGATCCTCGGTTCCGGTCCTGCCGGCTACACTGCGGCGCTCTACACCGCGCGCGCGAATCTGCAGCCGCTGCTGATCGAAGGCAACGCGCCCGGCGGGCAGCTCACGATCACGACCGAGGTCGAGAATTATCCGGGCTTTGAACACGGCATCCAGGGGCCCGAGATGATGGAAGTGTTTCGCCGCCAGGTCGAGCGCTTCGGCACCCGTTTCATGGCGGGCGACGTGACCGGCGTGAAGCTCGGCAAGCGGCCCTTCGAACTCGACGTCGAAGGCGAGATCGTCAAGGCCGAGACGCTGATCGTATCCACGGGCGCATCGGCGAAGCTGCTCAATATCGAATCGGAAAAACGCCTGATGGGCTACGGCGTCAGCGCGTGCGCGACCTGCGACGGCGCGTTTTTCAAGGAGAAGGAAGCGCTGGTCGTCGGCGGCGGCGACACCGCGATGGAAGAGGCGACGTTTCTGACGCGCTTCTGCACCAAGGTTACGATCGTGCATCGACGCGATACGTTGCGCGCGTCGAAGATCATGCAGGATCGCGCGCGCAAGAATCCGAAGATTGGTTTCATCTGGGATTCAGCGATCGAAGAAATTTTTGGCGATCCCAAAAATGGCGTGACCGGCGCGCGCTTGAAAAATCTCAAAACCGGCGCCACCAGCGAGGTCAAGACCGACGCGGTTTTCGTCGCGATCGGCCACCAGCCGAACACCGCGATCTTCAAGGGTCAGCTCGAGATGGACGACGTCGGCTATCTCAAGGTTCGTCCCGGTTCGACCTACACCAACATCGAAGGCGTGTTCGCCGCGGGCGATGTCGCCGACAGCGTCTATCGTCAGGCAGTGACTGCCGCCGGCACCGGATGCATGGCGGCGATCGACGCCGAACGCTGGCTCGAATCGCATTCCGACCACGCGTAA
- a CDS encoding aromatic ring-hydroxylating dioxygenase subunit alpha, with the protein MPEVLRRENPVSAMPNEIPIERYTSRAFFDLEVEKVWKRVWQMACREEDIPNVGDNIVYDIAGMSFVVLRTRPDTIKAYVNACLHRGRLLREQGGCGLAEIRCPFHGFAWNLDGSLKHIPVPGARRGILHRQSLRRRPLRPESPRYFFVASAAWSAAAADARADSQLRRGSATQ; encoded by the coding sequence GTGCCCGAAGTTCTCCGCCGCGAAAATCCTGTCAGCGCGATGCCCAACGAAATTCCGATCGAGCGCTACACCTCGCGCGCGTTTTTCGATCTCGAAGTCGAGAAAGTCTGGAAGCGCGTGTGGCAGATGGCGTGCCGCGAGGAAGACATCCCCAACGTCGGCGACAATATCGTGTACGACATCGCGGGGATGTCATTCGTCGTGCTGCGCACTCGGCCAGACACGATCAAGGCGTACGTCAATGCGTGCCTGCATCGCGGTCGCCTGCTGCGCGAGCAGGGTGGATGCGGTCTCGCCGAAATTCGATGCCCCTTTCACGGCTTCGCGTGGAACCTCGACGGCAGCCTGAAGCACATCCCTGTACCAGGTGCCCGGCGCGGGATTCTTCATCGTCAATCGCTACGACGACGTCCTCTTCGTCCTGAATCACCCCGATATTTTTTCGTCGCATCAGCCGCCTGGAGTGCAGCCGCCGCCGACGCCCGCGCTGATTCCCAACTTCGTCGAGGAAGCGCTACGCAGTGA
- a CDS encoding cytochrome P450 — protein sequence MQGLTRLAKIDTEIGGVKIPAGSLIFVMFASGNRDEAQYKDAAGFDLRRENARTHLSFGQGVHFCLGAALARLEGKVAFETLLARLRNIRFAPAGNDFTHTPSFILRGLRALHIEFDRA from the coding sequence GTGCAAGGGCTGACGCGGCTCGCAAAAATCGACACGGAAATTGGCGGCGTGAAAATCCCGGCCGGGTCGCTGATCTTCGTGATGTTCGCGTCGGGCAATCGCGATGAAGCGCAATATAAGGATGCGGCTGGCTTCGATCTTCGCCGCGAGAACGCCCGCACTCATCTGTCATTCGGCCAAGGCGTCCACTTTTGTCTCGGCGCAGCACTCGCGCGCCTCGAGGGCAAAGTCGCGTTCGAGACGCTGTTGGCGCGACTCCGCAATATCCGCTTTGCGCCTGCCGGCAACGATTTCACGCATACGCCGAGCTTCATCCTGCGCGGCTTGCGCGCATTGCATATCGAGTTCGATCGCGCCTGA
- a CDS encoding GH1 family beta-glucosidase produces MATFTFPKDFLWGTASASYQIEGAWNEDGKSESVWDRFSHTPGKIKKGDTGDVACDFYHRYESDIALMSDLGLNAARISLSWPRIMPDGKGAVNQKGLDFYDRVVDALLKRNIQPWVTLYHWDLPQALEDAGGWPNRDLAEYFRDYAAVVVDSLGDRVKHWMAFNEPWIFTILGYLTGIHAPGRREPLAAMKATHTVNIAQGLAIRALRESRNTPTAVGTAFSMSPVHPSTGSLEDRAAAQRWHQFYNMWFLDPVMRGEYPQAYVEGSFGNHVDIRPGDLETIKAPLDFIGINLYTRAVVAHDPHDRNIGVKQERPGGEEVTDFGWEVYPPALSEMILKIAHDYPSLPLYVTENGCSYGDAPGPDGKLNDQRRVSFLRRFIGEVARAMQSGADVRGYFLWTFTDNFEWAEGFRQRFGIVYCDFETQDRFVKESGHWYSRLARTGALDFDPAE; encoded by the coding sequence ATGGCGACCTTCACTTTCCCCAAGGACTTCCTGTGGGGCACCGCGAGCGCGTCCTATCAAATCGAGGGCGCGTGGAACGAGGACGGCAAGTCCGAATCAGTCTGGGATCGTTTTTCGCACACGCCCGGCAAAATCAAAAAGGGCGATACCGGCGACGTCGCTTGCGATTTTTACCATCGCTATGAAAGCGACATCGCGCTCATGTCCGACCTCGGCCTGAATGCCGCGCGCATTTCGCTCTCATGGCCGCGCATCATGCCCGACGGCAAGGGCGCGGTGAATCAGAAGGGCCTCGATTTTTACGATCGCGTCGTCGATGCGCTACTCAAGCGCAACATTCAGCCGTGGGTCACGCTCTATCATTGGGATTTGCCGCAGGCGCTCGAAGATGCCGGCGGATGGCCCAATCGCGATCTCGCGGAATATTTTCGTGACTACGCCGCGGTCGTGGTGGACTCGCTCGGCGATCGCGTCAAGCATTGGATGGCATTCAACGAGCCGTGGATTTTCACCATCCTCGGCTACTTGACGGGAATTCACGCGCCCGGCCGCCGCGAACCGCTCGCAGCGATGAAGGCGACGCACACGGTCAATATCGCGCAGGGATTGGCGATTCGCGCACTTCGCGAGTCGCGCAACACGCCGACTGCGGTCGGCACCGCGTTCAGCATGTCGCCGGTGCATCCGAGCACCGGTTCGCTCGAGGATCGCGCCGCCGCGCAACGATGGCATCAGTTCTACAACATGTGGTTTCTCGATCCGGTGATGCGCGGCGAATATCCGCAAGCCTACGTCGAGGGATCGTTTGGCAATCACGTCGATATTCGTCCCGGCGATCTCGAGACAATCAAGGCGCCGCTCGATTTCATCGGCATCAATCTCTACACGCGCGCAGTCGTCGCGCACGATCCGCACGATCGCAACATCGGCGTGAAGCAGGAACGCCCTGGCGGCGAGGAAGTCACTGACTTCGGCTGGGAGGTTTATCCGCCGGCGCTGTCCGAGATGATCCTGAAGATCGCGCACGACTACCCGAGCCTGCCGCTTTACGTCACCGAGAACGGATGCTCCTACGGCGACGCGCCCGGCCCCGACGGCAAGCTCAACGATCAGCGGCGGGTGAGTTTTCTACGCCGCTTTATCGGCGAGGTCGCGCGCGCGATGCAATCAGGCGCCGACGTGCGCGGTTATTTTCTGTGGACGTTTACCGATAATTTTGAATGGGCCGAAGGATTTCGCCAGCGCTTCGGAATTGTCTATTGCGATTTCGAAACCCAGGATCGCTTCGTCAAGGAAAGCGGCCATTGGTACTCGAGGCTCGCCCGCACCGGCGCCCTCGATTTCGATCCCGCCGAGTAA